In one Leptospira levettii genomic region, the following are encoded:
- a CDS encoding DUF1574 domain-containing protein: MFLVDSIFRIPYIQTLAKIDLTAVNYKAKSDFLEKLLKEKPGVNSPKTKKIMLILGSSRLLYFDYDELVSFYPDWEIYNLSSAVTTPAYYDFQLTKILDAGIKPDLVIMETDPNQFNQNSVFKSSNLTYSFDLGYVLSNLSLFGKDHVSFYLGRKLFAVGTYKPYIDQMWKNYKNPYLDNVLGMHQSTYDYIISHNGNGLSPIDNYMEKDSNALLLTSHRTLDWLFASYQRSNMQFGFYEKILNRLQEEKIKAVIVWPLSSPDFESLMEKESLVKTWETEIDSITKEHNFSILKLKDDPSYNCNAFADGGHVAKDCYRSLMRSILLDYFRRYEPNRL; encoded by the coding sequence TTGTTTTTAGTAGATTCTATTTTTAGGATCCCATACATCCAAACACTCGCCAAGATTGACTTAACTGCTGTTAACTATAAAGCTAAATCAGATTTTTTAGAAAAATTATTAAAAGAGAAACCTGGCGTAAACTCTCCTAAAACGAAAAAAATCATGCTGATTTTAGGATCTTCTCGTTTGTTATATTTTGATTATGATGAACTTGTATCTTTTTATCCAGATTGGGAAATTTACAACTTATCATCGGCAGTTACAACTCCAGCCTATTATGATTTCCAACTCACAAAAATATTAGATGCAGGAATCAAACCTGACCTTGTGATCATGGAGACCGATCCAAACCAATTTAATCAAAATTCTGTATTTAAAAGTTCGAATTTAACCTATAGTTTTGATTTGGGATATGTTCTTTCTAATTTATCTTTATTTGGGAAAGACCATGTTTCCTTTTATCTTGGTCGCAAACTTTTTGCAGTTGGAACTTATAAGCCTTATATAGACCAAATGTGGAAAAATTACAAAAATCCATATTTAGATAATGTTCTAGGAATGCATCAGTCAACTTATGATTATATAATTTCTCATAATGGAAATGGTTTGTCTCCCATTGATAATTATATGGAAAAAGATTCCAATGCACTTCTCTTAACAAGCCATAGAACACTTGATTGGTTATTTGCATCTTACCAAAGGAGTAATATGCAATTTGGGTTTTATGAAAAAATTCTCAACCGTTTACAAGAGGAAAAAATCAAAGCAGTGATTGTATGGCCTTTGTCATCTCCTGATTTTGAATCATTGATGGAAAAAGAATCTCTTGTAAAAACTTGGGAGACGGAAATTGATTCAATCACAAAAGAGCATAATTTTTCGATTTTAAAATTAAAAGATGACCCTTCTTATAATTGTAATGCCTTTGCTGATGGTGGACACGTTGCTAAAGATTGTTATAGAAGTTTAATGCGTTCTATTTTATTGGATTACTTTCGTAGGTATGAGCCAAATCGTTTGTAA
- a CDS encoding SRPBCC family protein — MRETKSVFTFDEPIERLWSAVTVYEVLVHWLADEVRGRPKVGGEFSWTWKLGLEGNFTSHGTYKKIEPLRELVMEWKDHPAGDVFLQLLFESTGANTSRLTIVNGGFPDNESSNVWLESAKDAWDGQAVLLKEFLKQNPDISKFMKKT; from the coding sequence ATGAGAGAAACCAAGTCTGTTTTTACATTTGATGAACCAATTGAACGTTTATGGTCAGCGGTCACCGTTTATGAAGTGTTAGTGCATTGGTTAGCAGATGAAGTGCGGGGTAGGCCAAAAGTAGGAGGGGAGTTTTCTTGGACATGGAAACTTGGACTGGAAGGAAATTTCACTTCCCACGGAACCTATAAAAAAATAGAACCTCTCCGTGAACTTGTGATGGAATGGAAAGATCATCCAGCAGGAGATGTTTTTTTACAGTTATTATTTGAAAGCACCGGCGCCAATACTTCCAGATTAACGATTGTTAATGGAGGATTCCCAGATAACGAATCATCAAATGTTTGGTTGGAAAGTGCAAAAGATGCGTGGGATGGACAAGCTGTCCTCTTAAAAGAATTTTTAAAACAGAATCCAGATATCAGCAAATTTATGAAAAAAACTTGA
- a CDS encoding PLU-1-like domain protein, which yields MEYPELESYFQKLTDITDRIAMMNNHFDATPEIDIPQLFEMFDDIQSKDWENTDREYYELFTSYFTFHVKTVEEIIQEAREILNPENREHVKKLVSHVRKADDWFLSLKKKRKLARTQVA from the coding sequence ATGGAATATCCTGAATTGGAATCTTATTTCCAGAAATTAACTGATATAACAGACCGTATCGCAATGATGAACAATCATTTTGATGCGACACCTGAGATCGACATACCACAGTTATTTGAAATGTTTGATGACATTCAATCAAAGGATTGGGAAAACACTGATAGAGAGTATTATGAACTCTTTACTAGTTATTTCACATTCCATGTGAAGACAGTGGAAGAAATCATCCAAGAAGCACGTGAAATCTTAAATCCAGAAAATAGAGAACACGTGAAAAAGTTAGTAAGCCACGTTCGTAAGGCTGATGATTGGTTCCTAAGTCTCAAAAAGAAACGCAAACTTGCTCGTACACAAGTAGCATAA
- a CDS encoding SAM-dependent methyltransferase, with translation MEKSANQSLLQETIDSELFSELKDKSVTEQYPIYRKIFFKAMSSMKRGSLRMILPNGEQVILGDTNSKFEPKFHSALIHVKNPVFFKKSVLHGDIGFSESYLTGDWDTDSIENVISWFILNVDEAPNLSGAKKKLFHLDLFNLGNKFLHFLRRNTLTGSKKNIVEHYDLGNSFYKLFLDPTMTYSSAYFESLDQSLEEAQTIKVDKLCQKLKLNPKDHLLEIGSGWGFLSIHAAKNYGCKVTTVTLSEEQYKFAKERIEKEGLSDKIEIRIQDYRKIEGKFTKLVSVEMLEAVGDAYYETFFQKCQDLLTQDGIMALQVITCPDSRFTSFKKGIDFIQKHIFPGSLLPSIGRMNQAINRTGDMYLHNLEDMGLSYAKTLRLWLKAFEENLTEVRNQGYSETFIRKWRYYLAYCAAAFQMRNISVVQSVYVRPNNLNI, from the coding sequence TTGGAAAAATCAGCGAACCAGTCCCTTTTACAAGAAACGATTGATTCAGAGCTTTTTAGTGAACTAAAGGATAAGTCGGTTACCGAACAATATCCTATTTACAGGAAAATATTTTTTAAAGCGATGAGTTCCATGAAACGTGGATCCCTTCGAATGATTCTCCCAAATGGAGAACAAGTGATATTGGGTGATACCAATAGTAAGTTTGAACCAAAGTTTCACTCTGCACTGATCCATGTCAAAAATCCTGTATTCTTCAAGAAATCAGTGTTACATGGTGACATTGGATTTTCCGAATCTTACTTAACCGGAGATTGGGATACAGATTCCATTGAGAATGTAATTTCATGGTTCATTCTAAATGTGGACGAAGCTCCTAATTTATCTGGAGCCAAGAAAAAACTATTCCATTTGGATTTATTCAATTTGGGAAATAAGTTCTTACATTTCCTTCGAAGGAATACCCTAACTGGAAGTAAGAAGAATATAGTGGAACATTATGATTTGGGAAATAGTTTTTATAAGTTATTTCTTGATCCTACAATGACCTATAGTTCTGCCTATTTTGAATCTCTTGACCAGTCACTGGAAGAAGCTCAAACGATTAAAGTTGATAAACTCTGTCAAAAGTTAAAACTAAATCCCAAAGATCATTTATTGGAAATCGGAAGTGGATGGGGATTTTTATCCATTCATGCAGCAAAAAACTATGGATGCAAGGTAACTACTGTTACGTTATCTGAGGAACAATACAAATTTGCAAAGGAAAGAATTGAAAAAGAAGGTTTATCCGATAAAATTGAAATTCGAATCCAAGATTATCGCAAAATTGAAGGTAAATTTACAAAACTAGTATCGGTAGAGATGTTGGAAGCTGTGGGGGATGCATATTACGAAACCTTCTTTCAAAAATGCCAAGATTTACTCACACAAGATGGAATCATGGCATTACAAGTGATCACTTGTCCAGATTCTAGATTCACTTCTTTTAAGAAGGGAATTGATTTTATCCAAAAACACATCTTCCCTGGATCACTTCTGCCATCCATTGGTCGAATGAACCAAGCGATTAACCGTACTGGTGACATGTATCTTCATAACTTAGAAGATATGGGACTTAGTTATGCAAAAACTCTTAGATTGTGGTTAAAAGCGTTTGAAGAAAACCTAACAGAAGTGAGAAACCAAGGATATAGCGAAACCTTTATCCGTAAATGGCGATACTATCTAGCATATTGTGCAGCAGCGTTCCAAATGCGAAACATCAGCGTTGTACAATCTGTCTATGTAAGACCCAACAATTTAAATATCTAA
- a CDS encoding DUF1365 domain-containing protein — protein MYEADVFHMRTAPTQNKFQYKIFNFYLDLEEIDELAKSSLLFSRNRWNLFSFYDKDHLQFGKESIYENVKAFLEASGVKGPIGKISLLTNLRVLGYVFNPVSFYFCFDTSGEPLVAIAEVGNTFGEIKPYIGTFQKSKGTIADPEVYIREPKNFYVSPFIPLDSEFEFRLNVPNEKLQIGVDSYEDGKRILITSFIGKKIRFRSKYLLKLFIQFPIITVKIITLIHWQAFKLWIKKIPYIKKHQNLEKQTGVPLGKISEPVPFTRND, from the coding sequence ATGTATGAAGCGGACGTATTTCATATGCGTACCGCTCCCACACAAAACAAATTCCAGTATAAAATATTTAATTTTTATTTGGACTTGGAAGAAATTGATGAATTGGCAAAGTCTAGTTTACTGTTTTCCAGGAATCGGTGGAATTTGTTTTCCTTTTATGACAAGGACCACTTACAGTTTGGAAAAGAATCCATTTATGAAAATGTAAAAGCGTTTTTAGAAGCCTCAGGTGTCAAAGGACCGATTGGTAAAATTTCCCTATTAACCAACCTAAGAGTATTAGGTTATGTATTCAATCCTGTTAGTTTTTACTTTTGTTTTGATACATCGGGAGAACCACTTGTTGCGATTGCAGAAGTAGGAAATACCTTTGGGGAAATCAAACCATACATAGGGACATTCCAAAAGAGTAAGGGAACCATTGCCGATCCTGAAGTATACATACGAGAACCAAAGAACTTTTATGTCTCTCCATTCATTCCATTAGATTCTGAATTTGAATTTCGACTCAATGTACCCAATGAAAAATTACAGATCGGAGTCGACTCTTATGAGGATGGGAAACGAATATTGATTACGTCCTTTATAGGAAAAAAAATTCGTTTTCGATCGAAATACTTATTAAAACTTTTCATCCAATTTCCAATTATTACCGTCAAAATAATAACATTGATTCATTGGCAAGCATTCAAGTTGTGGATCAAAAAAATCCCTTACATAAAAAAACACCAAAACTTAGAGAAACAAACAGGAGTTCCCCTTGGAAAAATCAGCGAACCAGTCCCTTTTACAAGAAACGATTGA